In a single window of the Allobranchiibius huperziae genome:
- a CDS encoding TetR/AcrR family transcriptional regulator — protein MATTAPSARPRRAELRARTLSEIREHAYAQIAAGGPTALSLNGIAKAMGMSGPAMYRYFAARDELLATLVVETYEDFADAIEQAVEDAGRRSAAGRLRAVLDAGRDWALAQPHRYRLIFASTYGSGGLDPDRIVPASDRSMTALLRAIADLRQPDARLPRVDATLGRELTAWAADRAGDDPWGDAASDPALLALAVQLWSRAHGIISLEIEGTYAQMGLDAERLYRCEIDDAIGRLRPHD, from the coding sequence ATGGCCACCACCGCCCCCTCCGCGCGTCCGCGTCGCGCGGAGTTGCGCGCTCGGACACTCTCGGAGATCCGCGAGCACGCATACGCGCAGATCGCGGCCGGAGGCCCGACTGCGTTGTCGCTCAACGGGATAGCGAAGGCCATGGGAATGTCCGGACCGGCCATGTACCGCTATTTCGCGGCGCGGGACGAGCTGCTCGCGACGCTGGTGGTCGAGACCTACGAGGATTTCGCCGACGCGATCGAACAGGCCGTCGAGGACGCCGGCCGCCGATCTGCGGCGGGCCGGCTGCGCGCGGTGCTGGACGCCGGCCGCGACTGGGCGCTCGCCCAACCGCATCGCTACCGGTTGATCTTCGCCAGCACGTACGGCTCGGGCGGTCTCGACCCGGACCGAATCGTGCCGGCCTCCGACCGCTCGATGACCGCTCTGCTGCGGGCCATCGCCGATCTGCGTCAGCCCGACGCACGCCTGCCGCGCGTCGACGCCACGCTCGGGCGCGAGCTCACGGCATGGGCAGCCGACCGCGCAGGCGACGACCCCTGGGGCGACGCTGCCTCCGACCCCGCCCTGCTCGCACTGGCCGTGCAGCTCTGGTCGCGCGCGCACGGCATCATCAGCCTGGAGATCGAAGGCACGTACGCGCAGATGGGCCTGGACGCAGAGCGGCTCTACCGCTGCGAGATCGACGACGCGATCGGCCGACTGCGCCCGCACGACTAG
- the trxB gene encoding thioredoxin-disulfide reductase — protein MTADTVRNLIIVGSGPAGYTAAIYAARANLAPLVFEGSVTAGGALMNTTEVENFPGFPEGVMGPDLMEHMRAQAERFGAELIRDDVLSMDLSGPVKSVTDGEGNTHRAHAVILAMGSAYRELGLPDEQRLSGRGVSWCATCDGAFFREQDIVVVGGGDSAIEEATFLTRFARTVTLVHRRDALRASRIMADRAHANPKIRFAWNSEVAAIHGDSKVSSITLRDTVDGTERELEATGVFVAIGHLPRNELILGTVATDAEGYVTVAPGSTSTNVEGVFACGDLVDHTYRQAITAAGSGCAASLDAERFLADLEQSPAHDVAQRQDATELVTAD, from the coding sequence GTGACTGCTGACACCGTCCGCAACCTCATCATCGTCGGCTCCGGACCCGCCGGATACACAGCCGCGATCTACGCCGCCCGCGCCAACCTCGCACCCTTGGTGTTCGAGGGATCGGTCACGGCAGGCGGCGCGCTGATGAACACCACCGAGGTGGAGAACTTCCCGGGCTTCCCCGAAGGCGTGATGGGCCCGGACCTGATGGAGCACATGCGCGCCCAGGCCGAGCGCTTCGGCGCGGAACTGATCCGCGACGACGTGCTGTCCATGGACCTGAGCGGACCGGTGAAGTCCGTCACCGACGGTGAGGGCAACACGCACCGGGCGCACGCGGTCATCCTCGCCATGGGATCGGCGTACCGCGAGCTCGGACTGCCCGACGAACAGCGCTTGTCCGGCCGGGGCGTCTCCTGGTGCGCGACCTGCGACGGCGCGTTCTTCCGCGAGCAGGACATCGTGGTCGTCGGCGGCGGCGATTCGGCCATCGAGGAGGCGACCTTCCTGACCCGCTTCGCCCGCACGGTCACCCTGGTGCACCGCCGCGATGCACTGCGGGCCTCGCGGATCATGGCCGACCGGGCGCACGCCAACCCCAAGATCCGGTTCGCCTGGAACAGCGAGGTCGCCGCGATCCACGGTGACAGCAAGGTCTCCTCGATCACGCTGCGCGACACCGTGGACGGCACCGAGCGCGAGCTGGAGGCCACCGGGGTCTTCGTCGCGATCGGGCACCTGCCGCGCAACGAGTTGATTCTCGGCACGGTCGCGACCGACGCCGAGGGCTACGTAACGGTGGCGCCGGGTTCGACCAGCACGAACGTCGAGGGTGTCTTCGCGTGCGGCGACCTGGTCGACCACACCTACCGCCAGGCCATCACCGCCGCCGGATCCGGGTGCGCGGCGAGCCTGGACGCCGAGCGCTTCCTGGCCGACCTCGAGCAGTCACCCGCGCACGATGTCGCGCAGCGCCAGGACGCCACCGAACTCGTCACCGCTGACTGA
- the trxA gene encoding thioredoxin — protein MSTKETNDASFEADVLQNSKPVLVDFWAPWCGPCKAVAPILEEVAAANADKIDVVKLNTDENPQIAAKYGITGIPTLNVYVNGEVVKSLVGALPKPKLLRELEPYLG, from the coding sequence ATGAGCACCAAGGAAACCAACGACGCCTCGTTCGAGGCCGATGTCCTGCAGAACTCCAAGCCCGTCCTCGTCGACTTCTGGGCTCCCTGGTGCGGACCGTGCAAGGCCGTCGCACCGATCCTCGAAGAGGTGGCCGCCGCCAACGCCGACAAGATCGACGTGGTCAAGCTCAACACCGACGAAAACCCGCAGATCGCCGCCAAGTACGGCATCACCGGCATCCCGACGCTGAACGTCTACGTCAATGGCGAGGTCGTGAAGTCGCTGGTCGGCGCCCTGCCGAAGCCGAAGCTGCTGCGCGAACTCGAGCCCTACCTCGGCTGA
- a CDS encoding ParB/RepB/Spo0J family partition protein gives MTDKRRGLGRGLGALIPPAPVGEPQQRPSDVFFPSAQQEVARRAAAEGFTGNIAVADQPSAQRDTESSELRPVPGAQFAQLDVADIAPNARQPRQVFDDDDLAELTHSIAEIGVLQPIVVREVPAAPDADEAPAHTYELIMGERRLRASKAAGRTTIPAIVRSTADDDMLRDALLENLHRAQLNPLEEAAAYQQLLDDFSCTHDELATRIGRSRPQISNTIRLLRLPPLVARRVAAGVLSAGHARALLALPDAAAMERLAQRIVAEGLSVRSTEEIIAIGQEPEKVTRATPTMGAHHPALDQIAATLSDRLDTRVGISLGKRKGRMTVEFASVQDLQRIVDTLGIQLVDD, from the coding sequence ATGACCGACAAGCGACGCGGGCTCGGCCGCGGACTCGGCGCACTGATCCCTCCGGCACCCGTCGGTGAGCCCCAGCAGCGCCCCTCCGATGTGTTCTTCCCGTCCGCTCAGCAGGAGGTGGCGCGGCGCGCCGCCGCCGAAGGTTTCACGGGAAACATCGCCGTGGCCGATCAGCCGTCCGCTCAACGGGACACGGAATCCTCTGAGCTACGGCCCGTGCCCGGCGCGCAGTTCGCCCAGTTGGACGTCGCGGACATCGCACCCAACGCTCGCCAGCCACGGCAGGTCTTCGACGACGATGACTTGGCCGAGCTGACCCACAGCATCGCCGAGATCGGGGTGCTGCAGCCCATCGTGGTGCGCGAGGTGCCCGCAGCGCCCGACGCGGACGAGGCGCCTGCTCACACCTACGAGCTGATCATGGGCGAACGCCGGCTGCGCGCCAGCAAGGCCGCCGGCAGGACCACCATCCCGGCGATCGTGCGCAGCACGGCCGATGATGACATGTTGCGCGACGCGCTGCTGGAGAACCTGCACCGCGCGCAGTTGAACCCTCTGGAGGAGGCAGCCGCCTACCAGCAGCTGCTCGACGACTTCTCCTGCACACACGACGAACTCGCTACCCGGATCGGCCGGTCGCGCCCGCAGATCTCCAACACCATCCGCCTCCTGCGCCTGCCGCCTCTCGTCGCGCGCCGCGTGGCGGCGGGTGTGCTGAGTGCGGGGCATGCCCGTGCCCTGCTTGCATTGCCGGATGCGGCTGCGATGGAACGTCTCGCCCAGCGGATCGTGGCGGAAGGGCTGTCGGTCCGCTCCACGGAGGAGATCATCGCGATCGGTCAGGAGCCGGAGAAGGTCACCCGCGCGACGCCGACGATGGGCGCCCACCACCCCGCGTTGGATCAGATCGCTGCCACGCTGTCCGATCGCCTGGACACCCGGGTGGGGATCAGCCTGGGCAAGCGCAAGGGCAGGATGACCGTGGAGTTCGCGAGCGTGCAGGACCTGCAGCGGATCGTCGACACGCTCGGTATCCAACTCGTCGACGACTGA
- a CDS encoding ParA family protein yields MDVVPVSRETEIVTDGAASVSRETPAPAPEPAPISLPAGLADTPIAAAIADATRRRAAVQTVEVRRPAKPRVLTVANQKGGVGKTTTTVNIAAALAQSGLRVLVIDIDPQGNASTALGVDHHTEVPSVYDSVVDDLPLQEVIHPCPDITNLWCVPATIDLAGAEIELVTMVSRETRLKRALEAYFEQTDPDEAFDYILIDCPPSLGLLTVNAFVAAGEVFIPIQSEYYALEGLSQLLHNIELIKAHLNPGLQVSTILLTMYDARTRLSAQVADEVREHFPDQVLKACIPRSVRISEAPSHGQTVMTYEPSSSGALSYLEAAKELAGRAAGYR; encoded by the coding sequence ATCGATGTCGTTCCTGTTTCACGTGAAACGGAGATCGTGACGGACGGCGCAGCGTCTGTTTCACGTGAAACACCGGCCCCGGCGCCGGAACCCGCGCCGATCTCCCTACCGGCCGGACTGGCCGACACCCCGATCGCTGCGGCAATAGCGGATGCGACGAGGCGACGAGCCGCGGTGCAGACCGTCGAGGTGCGTCGCCCCGCGAAACCACGCGTCCTGACCGTGGCGAATCAGAAAGGGGGCGTCGGCAAGACCACCACGACCGTGAACATCGCCGCGGCGCTGGCACAGTCCGGGCTGCGGGTGCTGGTCATCGACATCGATCCGCAGGGCAACGCCTCGACCGCCCTGGGAGTGGACCACCACACCGAGGTGCCCAGCGTCTACGACTCGGTGGTCGACGACCTGCCGCTGCAGGAGGTCATCCACCCGTGCCCCGACATCACCAATCTGTGGTGTGTGCCGGCCACCATCGATCTGGCGGGCGCGGAGATCGAACTGGTCACCATGGTTTCACGTGAAACACGCCTCAAACGGGCGCTGGAGGCATATTTCGAGCAGACCGACCCGGACGAGGCCTTCGATTACATCCTCATCGACTGCCCACCCAGCCTGGGACTGCTCACGGTCAACGCGTTCGTCGCGGCCGGTGAGGTGTTCATCCCGATCCAGTCCGAGTACTACGCGCTCGAGGGCCTGTCGCAGCTGCTGCACAACATCGAACTGATCAAGGCGCACCTGAACCCGGGCCTACAGGTCAGCACCATCCTGCTCACCATGTACGACGCGCGCACCCGCCTGTCGGCGCAGGTTGCCGACGAGGTGCGCGAGCACTTCCCGGATCAGGTACTGAAGGCGTGCATTCCCCGCTCGGTCCGTATTTCGGAGGCGCCGAGTCATGGTCAGACGGTGATGACCTACGAGCCGTCGTCGTCCGGCGCGTTGTCCTACCTGGAGGCTGCCAAGGAATTGGCTGGTCGGGCCGCCGGGTACCGTTGA
- the rsmG gene encoding 16S rRNA (guanine(527)-N(7))-methyltransferase RsmG produces the protein MEHHGSTTLPEPPAAAATVFGDRLGRALAYAELLATTGVDHGLIGPREVPRLWERHLLNCAVVADLIPPDAQVADVGSGAGLPGLVLAIVRPDLRVTLVEPLQRRVTWLDTAVEQLRLDNVQVRRARAQNATDLAVDVVCSRAVARLSQLVGWSLPLLRDGGTMLALKGASATEELQDAERVLRQAGVVSHEVVECGVGLVEPPTTVVRILAGRRRTPQSAQETKAESVAPAAKKSKKSERSARARSAKSKG, from the coding sequence GTGGAACACCACGGCTCCACGACCCTGCCCGAACCGCCCGCCGCAGCCGCCACCGTCTTCGGTGATCGACTGGGTCGGGCGCTGGCATACGCCGAACTGCTGGCGACCACGGGTGTCGATCACGGTCTGATCGGCCCCCGCGAGGTGCCGCGCCTGTGGGAACGTCACCTGCTCAACTGCGCCGTCGTGGCAGATCTGATCCCGCCGGATGCTCAGGTGGCCGACGTCGGGTCCGGCGCCGGCCTGCCCGGCCTCGTCTTGGCGATCGTCCGTCCGGACCTGCGGGTGACGCTGGTCGAGCCGTTGCAGCGACGGGTGACCTGGCTGGACACCGCCGTCGAGCAACTACGCCTGGACAACGTGCAGGTACGGCGCGCACGTGCGCAGAACGCCACCGATCTCGCCGTCGACGTCGTCTGTTCGCGTGCGGTCGCCCGGTTGTCCCAACTCGTCGGGTGGAGCCTGCCTCTGCTGCGCGACGGGGGCACCATGCTCGCCCTCAAGGGAGCGTCCGCGACCGAGGAGCTGCAGGACGCCGAGCGGGTGTTGAGACAGGCCGGGGTCGTCTCACACGAGGTCGTAGAGTGCGGGGTCGGTCTGGTCGAACCGCCGACCACCGTGGTCCGCATCCTGGCCGGCCGTCGACGGACTCCGCAGTCCGCACAGGAGACGAAGGCAGAGTCCGTTGCCCCAGCAGCGAAGAAGTCGAAGAAGTCCGAGCGGTCCGCAAGAGCACGGAGCGCGAAGTCCAAGGGCTGA
- a CDS encoding protein jag — MTQDTDQSEQVDERVDTEGTEGTASQAARPAADRSSGLDREGEIAADFLETLLDIADLDGDIDVDVDGDRAAVAIVDSEEGRVPRRLVGQDGKVLEALQELTRLAVQAETGERSRLMLDVAGHRAARREELTRIAADAAAAAKETGERQSLEPMSAFERKVVHDAVLAAGLGSESEGVEPRRYVVVLPQR, encoded by the coding sequence ATGACGCAGGACACCGACCAGTCCGAGCAGGTCGACGAACGAGTGGACACAGAGGGGACGGAGGGGACTGCGTCGCAGGCTGCGCGGCCGGCCGCCGACCGCTCCTCGGGGCTGGACCGCGAAGGTGAGATCGCGGCCGACTTCCTCGAGACGTTGCTCGACATCGCCGACCTCGACGGTGACATCGATGTGGACGTCGACGGGGACCGCGCCGCCGTCGCGATCGTGGACTCCGAAGAAGGCCGCGTTCCGCGCCGCCTCGTCGGGCAGGACGGCAAGGTCCTCGAGGCCCTGCAGGAGCTGACCCGGTTGGCCGTGCAGGCTGAGACCGGTGAGCGCAGTCGCCTGATGCTGGATGTCGCCGGCCACCGCGCCGCGCGCCGCGAGGAGCTGACGCGGATCGCCGCCGATGCAGCGGCGGCAGCGAAGGAGACCGGTGAGCGGCAGTCGTTGGAGCCGATGAGCGCTTTCGAGCGCAAGGTCGTGCACGACGCCGTGCTCGCGGCCGGGCTGGGCTCGGAGTCCGAGGGCGTCGAGCCCCGGCGGTACGTCGTCGTCCTGCCGCAGCGGTAG